A window of the Plasmodium vivax chromosome 12, whole genome shotgun sequence genome harbors these coding sequences:
- a CDS encoding hypothetical protein, conserved (encoded by transcript PVX_117795A): MPLFPIVLWAQKKDCLYLTIELQDAEDTKIDLKEDKLYFYGKKDKNEYEFTLNFTKPINVEESKYSTKRNIKFKIIKKEKERWKTINNDGKKHWVKCDWNSWVDTDEENKTTEYDDMAMNSFGGMGGMPDMSQFGNMPGMGGLGGMPGMPGMGGMPGMGDLDFSKLGNMGDDMANFSGLGGMDQFKNMPNMNGMNDDDSSSYGDDTSDDDDEVDDEEEDEDEVDSKNDADKIHECKDAKCNMEKDGRHDEEAKIQDPIVEVQEPVA; encoded by the exons ATGCC ACTCTTTCCAATCGTTTTGTGGGCCCAGAAAAAGGACTGCCTGTACCTGACCATAGAGCTCCAGGATGCGGAGGACACCAAAATTGACCTGAAAGAAGacaagttatatttttacggaaaaaaagacaaaaatgaatacgAGTTTACCCTAAACTTTACAAAACCAATAAATGTAGAAGAGTCCAAGTACAGCACGAAGAGAAATATAAagtttaaaattataaaaaaggaaaaggaaagatgGAAGACCATAAATAACGATGGCAAGAAGCACTGGGTGAAATGTGACTGGAACTCCTGGGTTGATACtgatgaggaaaataaaacaaccGAGTATGACGACATGGCAATGAATAGCTTTGGAGGCATGGGAGGTATGCCAGATATGAGTCAATTTGGAAACATGCCAGGAATGGGAGGTCTTGGAGGTATGCCAGGTATGCCTGGAATGGGCGGTATGCCAGGAATGGGCGATCTAGATTTTAGTAAGCTAGGAAATATGGGTGATGATATGGCCAACTTTTCAGGACTAGGAGGAATGGACCAGTTTAAGAACATGCCAAATATGAACGGCATGAACGATGACGACTCCAGTTCGTATGGCGATGACACCAgtgatgacgatgatgaagtggatgacgaggaggaagacgaggatGAAGTTgatagcaaaaatgatgcgGACAAAATTCACGAGTGCAAGGACGCCAAGTGCAACATGGAGAAGGATGGCAGGCATGACGAAGAGGCCAAAATTCAGGACCCAATTGTGGAGGTGCAGGAGCCGGTAGCCTAG
- a CDS encoding hypothetical protein, conserved (encoded by transcript PVX_117785A): MLTSMEDLLERHEEGNDPQMVGSSSHDIHTMKGNIEGGSNSKEGCEILPFGDNSMVIDTDLSHVRIGDSDGHLGKRKRGVEGGEYTEDIQGRYQEGSHLNSTEHPPHGDNNKMGNPTRTMLISGKNCAGKNSPRVNRGNPIQLQGDNFDEEDTLLKDGDEETELLMSNAQVRNMAMEDYEDNLSVASSAQSNYGKYRDVDPDHLIYLYENEHVGGLKSTEGLAAGEGVGEATTEEQQRQQGPVARYLDKQYKGQIIIDGKNEVDELLLAIRMAYFDMASQNREGASELIKQNTSVDFLQSDQSEGNESSVDCSEDEASERDECVERLRHFYEDSSVDDGEEPVFDPIARLPGTPGESDKEGQNGDAHKTDAHHANVHSGEGQGAQRCGDITKETIQEVISDDAEDGMVNSATNGEASGDVSGDASANTTMDKSAECVFPEEKNQLSKQSRIRLMGTPESVKEDIPIEKIGKLIKLEDDVLTVHAFKCEFYLSVASVLCLQNRKIIGCIINVSSNETEIFYYANVLFPKVKNELTPNIDIYVDQKHAVYLNVGVNICAELFKVFKNPAIPFVFINYKDLYSIADAQLAESSNQNQEGPDTNKSATDAGKLKEHTISDLLHNIASSPCTQAGKSANKNWHKNGSSQNVTPYDTAQKNNNHGAHVKTHGPPRRRGARNFGSASSRRPSNYRFKNLSYVNSIRGSKMGILHGNGSAGLHTCEGKIGAYVGAPLMNGNASYGGASGMGGAYNGEGAQNYGNGTPHGVSISEMQSGYNVHAAVTRSDVTRSDVAHPPPFLPPQYNHQLASHDYSRPTLFSPFDQRKSAYPGEASYDTHRGSYNMHTINRATNRTNRYVYNKMKRGPPFSNIMVANSNDYSNGRGPFKTEKKYALHQPYNVHSGGPPS, from the coding sequence atgttaacGTCAATGGAAGATCTTCTGGAAAGGCACGAGGAGGGAAATGACCCCCAAATGGTAGGCAGTAGCAGCCATGATATCCACACCATGAAGGGAAACATagaggggggaagtaacTCCAAGGAAGGATGTGAAAttcttccatttggtgaCAACTCCATGGTGATAGACACCGATCTTTCGCATGTCAGAATTGGTGACAGCGATGGCCATTTGGGAAAGCGGAAGAGAGGAGTGGAGGGCGGCGAATATACGGAGGATATACAGGGGAGATACCAGGAGGGGTCCCACCTGAACAGTACGGAGCATCCACCCCATGGCGATAACAACAAAATGGGTAACCCTACAAGAACTATGCTGATAAGCGGAAAAAACTGTGcaggaaaaaattccccccgTGTGAACAGAGGCAATCCTATCCAATTGCAGGGAGACAACTTCGACGAAGAGGATACCCTATTGAAGGACGGCGACGAGGAGACTGAACTGTTAATGAGCAACGCCCAGGTAAGGAACATGGCAATGGAGGACTATGAAGACAATTTGTCCGTCGCATCGTCAGCACAAAGTAATTATGGCAAGTATAGGGACGTGGATCCAGACCAcctaatttatttatatgaaaatgaacATGTGGGGGGGTTGAAAAGCACAGAagggttagcggcgggagAAGGGGTAGGCGAAGCAACGACAGAGGAACAACAACGGCAGCAAGGTCCCGTTGCCAGATATTTAGATAAACAGTACAAGGGACAAATAATCATCGATGGGAAGAACGAAGTGGACGAGCTCTTGCTCGCAATCAGAATGGCCTATTTCGACatggctagccaaaatagAGAAGGTGCCTCTGAGCtgataaaacaaaacactTCTGTGGATTTTCTACAATCCGATCAGAGTGAGGGAAACGAATCGAGCGTCGACTGTTCCGAGGATGAGGCCTCCGAGAGGGATGAATGTGTCGAGCGACTTCGCCATTTCTATGAAGACAGTAGTGTGGATGACGGTGAAGAACCTGTTTTCGATCCGATTGCGCGCCTTCCGGGCACCCCTGGAGAGAGCGATAAGGAGGGGCAAAACGGAGATGCGCACAAAACAGATGCGCACCACGCAAATGTGCACAGTGGGGAGGGACAGGGCGCCCAGAGATGCGGGGACATCACGAAAGAAACCATCCAGGAGGTGATCAGTGACGACGCAGAAGATGGAATGGTGAACAGTGCCACGAACGGGGAGGCCAGCGGGGATGTCAGCGGAGACGCATCGGCAAATACGACGATGGACAAATCAGCAGAGTGCGTCTTCccggaagaaaaaaatcaactcAGCAAGCAAAGCAGAATAAGGTTAATGGGAACCCCCGAAAGTGTGAAAGAGGACATACCAATAGAGAAAATAgggaaattaataaaattagaagACGATGTATTGACTGTGCATGCATTTAAGTGCGAATTTTACCTAAGTGTTGCCTCTGTGTTGTGCCTCCAGAATCGAAAGATAATCGGGTGCATCATTAATGTCAGTTCGAACGAGACGGAGATTTTCTACTACGCCAATGTGCTCTTcccaaaagtgaaaaacgaaTTAACGCCcaatatagatatatatgtCGACCAAAAACATGCCGTGTACCTCAACGTGGGGGTGAACATCTGCGCGGAATTGTTCAAAGTATTTAAGAACCCAGCCATACCTTTCGTTTTTATTAACTACAAAGATTTGTATAGCATTGCCGACGCGCAGTTGGCCGAGAGTAGCAACCAAAACCAGGAGGGGCCGGACACTAACAAAAGTGCAACGGACGCTGGAAAGCTTAAGGAGCATACCATTTCGGATTTACTGCATAACATTGCATCGTCACCCTGTACGCAGGCAGGAAAAAGTGCAAACAAAAAttggcacaaaaatggatcTTCCCAAAATGTTACCCCCTACGATACCGCTCAGAAAAATAACAACCATGGAGCGCATGTGAAAACTCATGGCCCCCCCAGACGCAGAGGTGCGCGAAACTTTGGCAGTGCATCCTCTCGCCGCCCTTCAAATTatagatttaaaaatttgagtTATGTAAATTCTATACGGGgtagcaaaatgggcatcCTGCATGGCAATGGCTCAGCTGGTCTGCATACTTGTGAGGGAAAAATTGGTGCCTATGTTGGAGCGCCCCTCATGAATGGAAATGCGTCTTACGGTGGTGCTAGTGGTATGGGCGGCGCCTACAACGGTGAGGGCGCCCAGAATTACGGCAATGGCACTCCCCACGGCGTCTCCATTTCGGAGATGCAAAGTGGCTACAACGTACACGCAGCGGTTACAAGATCCGACGTTACAAGATCTGACGTTGCGCACCCCCCTCCGTTTTTGCCCCCCCAATATAACCACCAACTTGCAAGCCACGATTACTCCAGGCCGACCCTGTTTAGCCCATTTGACCAAAGGAAAAGTGCCTACCCAGGTGAAGCCTCATATGACACCCACCGTGGGTCCTACAACATGCACACGATAAATCGCGCGACAAATCGTACGAATAGATACGTAtacaacaaaatgaaaaggggcCCTCCGTTCAGTAACATTATGGTTGCAAACTCAAATGACTACTCAAATGGCCGGGGCCCCttcaaaacggaaaaaaaatatgcgctGCACCAGCCGTATAATGTACATAGCGGTGGACCCCCTAGCTAA
- a CDS encoding glucose-6-phosphate 1-dehydrogenase, putative (encoded by transcript PVX_117790A), with the protein MDCQALAKSLEQMNHLHNVKYLEAKDLTDFNQKSAYYICHQIAEKQLSKEGGHVVIGLSGGKTPIDVYKNIALVKDIKIDTSKLIFFIIDERYKRDDHKFSNYNNIKFLFESLKINEKEQLYRPDTSKNIVECVRDYNEKIKNMVKKYTKVDIAILGMGSDFHIASLFPNIFFNIYMNNYQNSYIYDESSIKVANSNDTSDNDNLDLLKEYVYFTTTNNFDVRKRITVSLDLLGNASSKIFLLNSTDKLDLWKNMLLKSYVDVNYCLYPAVYLIDSMNTTVVTCGYTNYPQMLEDIYVSNSSLSVHSPSLNRRECLTIIVFGCSGDLAKKKIYPAIFKLFCNKRLPKDLLIVGFARTAQSFDSFFDKIVGYLKRCLHSYEDLSLTQKKDLLNCFKNKCRYYIGDYSSSESFERFNKYLTQLERENLIGTAPTSWAAAAGNASFANDTDKVEHHPDEAILAKGTGAATPGEAPGGANGPATHGEAHGGANGLSTPMQGKAVPTDDTSDEGHSGANHPFAINRILYLALPPHIFVSTLKNYKKNCQNGNGTDKILLEKPFGKDLQTFKVLSKQILENFNEEHIYRIDHYLGKDMVSGLLKLKFTNTFLLSLMNRHFIKCIKITLKETKGVYGRGQYFDPYGIIRDVMQNHMLQLLALITMEDPIDLNDESVKNEKIKILKCIQSIKLDNTIIGQYVKSENYQEEKNLSAPPSDDHPVDESKRNHSYHDDPHIDSNSITPTFCTCILYINSINWYGVPIIFKAGKGLNKDICEIRLQFHNIMGSSDESMYNNEFVIILQPVEVIYLKMMIKKTGCEEMEEVQLNLTVNHKNKKNYVPEAYETLLLECFRGFKKKFISDEELYESWRIFTPLLNELQEKKVQPLKYPFGSSGPKEVYDLVKKYYNYGKNYANTPAFVRKSSFYEDDLLDIN; encoded by the coding sequence ATGGATTGCCAGGCGCTGGCGAAAAGCCTGGAGCAGATGAACCACCTGCACAATGTGAAGTACCTGGAAGCGAAGGACCTAACCGATTTTAACCAAAAAAGCGCGTACTACATATGTCACCAGATTGCAGAAAAGCAGCTGAGCAAGGAGGGAGGACACGTAGTGATAGGACTCTCTGGAGGAAAAACCCCCATTGatgtgtataaaaatatagcgCTAGTTAAGGACATAAAAATAGACACAAGCAAATtgattttcttcattatcgACGAAAGGTACAAAAGGGATGATCACAAATTTAGTAActacaataatataaagtTCCTATTTgaaagtttaaaaataaatgagaaGGAGCAGTTGTACCGGCCAGACACTTCCAAAAATATAGTGGAGTGTGTAAGGGACTACAATGAGAAGATAAAGAACATGGTGAAGAAGTATACCAAAGTGGATATCGCCATTCTAGGCATGGGGAGCGATTTTCACATAGCCAGTTTATTTCCAAATATATTcttcaatatatatatgaacaatTACCAGAACAGTTACATTTACGATGAATCGTCTATCAAAGTGGCAAACAGTAACGACACCAGTGATAACGACAATTTGGATCTTCTGAAGGAATATGTGTACTTTACAACGACGAACAATTTCGATGTGCGGAAAAGAATCACCGTGTCTTTGGATTTACTGGGGAATGCTTcgagcaaaatatttttactaaattCTACGGACAAATTGGAcctttggaaaaatatgCTGCTAAAATCGTATGTGGATGTGAATTATTGCCTCTACCCCGCTGTGTACCTAATCGATAGTATGAACACCACCGTGGTGACTTGCGGTTATACGAATTATCCCCAAATGTTGGAAGATATTTATGTCTCCAATAGTTCCCTATCGGTGCATTCGCCTAGCCTGAATAGGAGGGAATGCCTAACCATTATCGTTTTTGGATGCTCAGGAGAtttagcaaaaaagaaaatttaccCTGCCATTTTTAAACTCTTCTGTAATAAGCGCTTACCAAAGGATTTGTTAATTGTGGGATTTGCGAGAACGGCACAAAGTTTCgattccttttttgataaaattgtTGGTTACTTGAAGAGGTGCCTGCACAGCTATGAGGATTTGTCTCTTACCCAGAAGAAGGACTTGCTAAATTGCTTCAAAAATAAGTGCAGGTACTACATCGGGGACTACTCCAGCTCGGAAAGCTTTGAGAGGTTTAACAAGTACCTGACCCAGCTGGAGAGGGAGAACCTAATCGGCACTGCGCCCACAAGTTGGGCGGCAGCCGCGGGGAATGCATCGTTTGCGAATGACACGGATAAGGTGGAACACCACCCGGATGAGGCCATTCTCGCGAAGGGGACGGGTGCGGCAACCCCGGGGGAAGCCCCCGGAGGAGCAAACGGACCGGCCACCCATGGGGAAGCCCACGGAGGAGCAAATGGGCTGTCCACACCCATGCAGGGTAAAGCTGTACCCACAGATGACACCTCGGACGAAGGGCACTCCGGTGCAAACCACCCATTCGCCATAAACAGAATACTATATCTGGCGTTACCCCCTCACATATTCGTAAGTACCCTaaagaattacaaaaagaaTTGCCAAAACGGTAATGGAACGGACAAAATACTTTTAGAGAAGCCATTTGGAAAGGACTTGCAAACATTTAAAGTGCTGTCAAAgcaaattttggaaaattttaacGAAGAGCATATATACAGGATAGACCACTACTTGGGGAAGGACATGGTGTCAGGGCTACTGAAGTTAAAATTTACCAACACATTTCTGCTGTCGCTGATGAATAGGCACTTCATCAAGTGTATAAAGATTACCCTGAAGGAGACGAAAGGCGTGTACGGTAGGGGGCAGTACTTCGACCCCTATGGAATCATCCGAGACGTGATGCAAAATCATATGCTGCAATTGTTGGCCTTAATAACGATGGAAGATCCTATCGACTTAAACGACGAATCTgtaaagaatgaaaaaataaaaattctgaAATGCATTCAGTCTATCAAATTGGATAATACGATAATTGGGCAGTACGTAAAATCGGAGAATTAccaagaggagaaaaactTATCTGCCCCCCCTTCGGATGATCACCCCGTGGATGAGTCCAAGCGGAACCATAGCTACCATGACGATCCGCACATAGACTCCAACTCCATTACGCCAACGTTTTGTACCTGCATTTTATACATCAATTCTATAAACTGGTATGGAGTGCCCATCATATTCAAAGCAGGAAAAGGACTAAATAAAGACATCTGCGAAATTCGTTTGCAATTTCATAACATCATGGGATCGTCGGATGAAAGCATGTACAACAACGAATTTGTAATTATCCTCCAGCCGGTGGAAGTTATCTacttaaaaatgatgataaaaaaaacgggctgtgaagaaatggaagaagtgCAACTGAATTTAACTGTTAAtcataagaataaaaaaaattacgttcCAGAAGCGTACGAAACTTTGTTGCTGGAATGCTTTAGAGggtttaagaaaaaatttatttctgaTGAGGAGCTCTACGAATCGTGGAGAATTTTCACTCCTCTTCTGAATGAGctgcaggagaagaaggtgCAGCCGCTGAAATACCCCTTCGGCTCCTCGGGGCCCAAGGAGGTCTACGACTTGGTCAAGAAGTACTACAACTACGGCAAGAACTACGCCAACACGCCTGCCTTCGTCCGCAAGTCCTCCTTTTACGAGGACGACTTGTTGGACATCAACTGA